The Thermocrinis ruber genomic sequence CTACCACAATTTACCTAAATTTATTCAACTTTCAGAAACTTTAAAAGCTCTTTTTTACCCTTTCCCTCCTTGGCTGATGTTATAACAATGGGTGCTTTTGAAAGAAGGCTCAGTTCCTTTATGGTTTTCTCTTTCTCCTTTTGGTCTGCTTTATCTTCTTTTGTTAAAACAAACACATAGGGTATGTTAAGAGAAGAAAGAAACTCTATCATAGACCTGTCTAAGGGTGTAGGACCAACTTGGCTATCTATGAGCAAAAACACCCATTGGATTTTTTCTCTGCACTGGGTAAAGTATTTTTCCATCATAAGCCTCCATCTTTCTCTTTCTTCGCCGGAAACCTTTGCGTAGCCATAACCAGGCACATCTACCAGATATAGCTCATCGTTCCAGAGGAAGAAGTTAATAGCCCTCGTCCTGCCTGGTTCCTTGCTAACATGGGCTACCTTTCTGCCCACCAGCATGTTTATAAGGGAGGATTTACCCACATTGG encodes the following:
- the yihA gene encoding ribosome biogenesis GTP-binding protein YihA/YsxC, with protein sequence MSGRKEGVVFVGSFRENFPEDNRKHVVFVGRSNVGKSSLINMLVGRKVAHVSKEPGRTRAINFFLWNDELYLVDVPGYGYAKVSGEERERWRLMMEKYFTQCREKIQWVFLLIDSQVGPTPLDRSMIEFLSSLNIPYVFVLTKEDKADQKEKEKTIKELSLLSKAPIVITSAKEGKGKKELLKFLKVE